Proteins encoded in a region of the Ziziphus jujuba cultivar Dongzao chromosome 3, ASM3175591v1 genome:
- the LOC107423091 gene encoding calcium-transporting ATPase 12, plasma membrane-type-like, which yields MKVVEKKDLDRLKMQLKGIEGVAKTLETDINNGIPDNEKKIARRRKMLGSNTYKKPAPQGLLISIWDSLRAFVVFKEFVSVFVSFFLFVAASAIGRHRPSRKKSKASNNTVNQIEVLRGGKIKKIPISEIVVGDVVCLNIEDKVPADGLFLKGNNLHVDESSMVEDGTDDRESHNVKIDETNPFLFSGSRVVDGYGCQMVVTSVGMKAKWCKILNQHSSKTSDRETTVEERLNRFTYSIRIKIGLPIAIIGFVIMLGRYICGKATNIYGRREDFMSGLADENYKFLDSSLVQFVTTAFTTIVVAIPESLRFGVQLTIFFSKKRTMGEMQMVIDLSGSETMGSITAICTNKTGTLTMNHTKVTKFWLGQCSLEKEASFSNVSNLVQNLLQEGIALNTSSGRNGTPTDKAILSWAIHDLHIDMKVKSRCAILRHCVCHDQEAATFSSQSQSQSQSHKKLRSGILMKRMADNTEHIHWKGEAEVILEMCSSYYDKSGTIKDLDDRQKEEFHRIIQGMTESSLQCIAFAGVRVDSDGNHHQMLKENGLVLLALVGVTVEEPCRPEMKEAVKDCHNAKVDVKMFTGDDVSTAKHIARECGILTDPCQEGEVIKGEAFRSYTLKERVQKVDKIRVMASSSPDDKLLMVKTLKEKGDIVAVCGNSKNDVLPMVEADVGIYMGTEGTDVGKKISNFVILDDNFAAVANVLKSSICIYNNIQKFIQFQLTLNLALLDIIFISAVFKGEIPFNSAHVLWVNLILSTLAALALATEKPTKEPIKRQPLGRKEPLISNVMWRNLLGQVVYQIVVVFTLMFKAKSILGVDDSEGEIFFLKRNALIFNAFMLCQVFNLFNARNLESIKKVFKGIHRDITFLLIIVITISFQLAFVEFFLPSDDDYAIKRLKKQWGICFGIAVISWPIDWVVKCIPVPDKPLLSYLGIGYTRWLNV from the coding sequence ATGAAAGTTGTGGAGAAGAAGGATTTGGATCGACTCAAAATGCAGCTGAAAGGGATTGAAGGTGTAGCAAAAACTCTCGAAACTGATATCAACAACGGGATTCCTGATAATGAAAAGAAGATTGCTCGACGACGTAAAATGTTGGGTTCCAACACATATAAAAAGCCAGCTCCACAGGGTTTGTTAATATCAATATGGGACTCTCTACGAGCATTTGTGGTCTTCAAGGAATTCGTTAGcgtttttgtttcctttttcctttttgttgctGCGTCTGCCATTGGTAGACATAGACCCTCTCGCAAAAAGTCGAAAGCCAGCAACAACACTGTAAACCAAATCGAAGTTTTGCGAGGTGGGAAAATCAAGAAGATTCCGATATCTGAAATCGTTGTTGGAGATGTAGTTTGCTTAAACATTGAAGACAAAGTTCCAGCAGATGGCTTGTTCTTAAAAGGGAATAACCTGCATGTAGACGAATCGAGCATGGTAGAGGATGGTACTGATGATCGTGAGAGTCACAACGTGAAGATTGACGAGACGAATCCATTTCTGTTTTCTGGATCTCGAGTGGTTGATGGTTATGGTTGTCAGATGGTGGTCACCTCAGTTGGCATGAAGGCAAAATGGTGCAAAATCTTGAATCAACATAGTAGCAAGACAAGTGATCGGGAAACCACAGTAGAAGAGCGACTGAACAGGTTTACTTACTCAATACGTATCAAGATTGGTCTGCCAATTGCCATCATAGGTTTTGTAATCATGCTCGGCAGATACATTTGTGGGAAAGCCACAAACATTTATGGACGGCGGGAAGATTTTATGTCTGGTCTTGctgatgaaaattataaatttttggattctTCACTTGTGCAATTTGTAACAACTGCCTTTACCACTATTGTGGTTGCAATTCCAGAAAGCTTGAGATTTGGTGTGCAACTTACTATCTTTTTTTCAAAGAAGAGAACGATGGGTGAGATGCAAATGGTGATAGATCTCTCTGGTTCTGAGACTATGGGATCTATAACCGCCATTTGTACCAACAAGACAGGCACTCTAACCATGAACCACACCAAGGTCACGAAGTTTTGGCTTGGCCAATGCTCTTTGGAAAAAGAAGCTTCTTTTTCAAATGTTTCTAATCTTGTTCAAAACTTGTTACAAGAGGGAATTGCTCTGAATACAAGTAGTGGTAGAAATGGTACTCCAACTGATAAAGCAATTCTTTCATGGGCAATTCATGACTTGCATATAGATATGAAAGTGAAAAGTAGGTGCGCAATTCTTCGTCACTGCGTTTGCCATGATCAAGAGGCTGCAACTTTCAGTTCACAGTCACAGTCACAGTCACAGTCACACAAGAAATTAAGAAGTGGGATTTTGATGAAGAGGATGGCAGACAACACAGAGCATATCCACTGGAAAGGAGAAGCAGAGGTGATTCTAGAAATGTGCTCAAGCTACTACGACAAGTCCGGGACCATCAAAGATCTCGATGATAGACAAAAAGAGGAATTCCATCGAATCATTCAAGGAATGACCGAGAGCAGCCTCCAGTGCATTGCTTTTGCTGGCGTCAGAGTTGATTCGGATGGAAATCATCATcaaatgctgaaagaaaatggTCTGGTACTATTAGCACTGGTGGGTGTTACTGTCGAGGAACCATGTCGTCCAGAAATGAAGGAAGCCGTGAAAGATTGCCACAATGCCAAAGTAGATGTCAAGATGTTCACGGGCGACGATGTTTCCACGGCAAAACACATAGCCAGAGAGTGTGGAATACTAACAGATCCATGCCAGGAGGGAGAAGTAATAAAAGGTGAGGCGTTTCGTAGCTACACTTTAAAGGAAAGAGTGCAAAAAGTTGACAAAATCAGAGTCATGGCAAGCTCATCTCCTGATGATAAACTGCTAATGGTAAAAACCTTGAAGGAAAAAGGAGACATTGTTGCAGTGTGTGGCAATAGCAAAAATGATGTATTGCCAATGGTTGAAGCTGATGTAGGAATCTATATGGGTACGGAAGGCACCGATGTAGGCAAGAAGATCTCCAACTTCGTAATCTTGGATGATAACTTTGCAGCAGTGGCCAATGTTCTGAAATCAAGCATATGCATTTACAACAACATACAGAAATTCATACAGTTCCAGCTCACTCTCAATCTTGCTCTTCTTGATATCATCTTCATTTCAGCAGTTTTCAAAGGTGAAATCCCATTTAACTCGGCCCACGTATTGTGGGTGAACTTGATTTTGAGTACACTGGCTGCTCTGGCTCTTGCAACAGAGAAGCCCACCAAGGAGCCCATCAAGAGGCAACCTTTGGGCCGGAAGGAGCCACTCATATCCAATGTCATGTGGAGAAACCTCTTGGGTCAAGTTGTATACCAGATTGTCGTGGTTTTCACACTAATGTTCAAGGCCAAATCAATTTTGGGTGTTGACGATAGTGAGggcgaaattttttttttaaaaagaaatgccTTGATCTTCAATGCTTTCATGCTCTGCCaagttttcaatttattcaatgcAAGAAATCTAGAGAGTATCAAGAAGGTGTTTAAAGGAATACACAGGGACATTACGTTTCTACTGATCATTGTAATAACCATTTCTTTTCAGCTAGCGTTTGTGGAATTTTTTCTGCCCAGTGACGATGATTATGCAATTAAGAGGTTGAAGAAGCAATGGGGTATATGTTTTGGAATTGCCGTCATTTCTTGGCCTATCGATTGGGTCGTCAAGTGCATACCTGTTCCAGACAAACCGCTTCTAAGCTATCTAGGCATAGGTTACACGCGGTGGCTCAATGTATGA